In Rutidosis leptorrhynchoides isolate AG116_Rl617_1_P2 chromosome 2, CSIRO_AGI_Rlap_v1, whole genome shotgun sequence, one genomic interval encodes:
- the LOC139892853 gene encoding uncharacterized protein, whose translation MEDSTAKTIDYLRAQLLAERSVSRTAKQRANELAKRVTELEKQLKFVSLQRKKAGKATIDVLAILESHGRNDLSEPFDSSTDQEGTSSDYKDGNHVETSENGKVRESDMEGFSGSEVESSSVNGRSLSWKSSKNSSSRFLEKKYMDASRRRRNSFTSTGSSPRRVGKSCRQIRHREHRSRVDGSQNEDLTNGQNEDPGRTNSEDVQNSADVGADVGAETSLEELDIYEKKDTLEVPTALCNGRPVQVYETERAMEKALKHQAQFIARFEEEEKAQREWEDKFRENNGSPPDSCDPGTHSDVTEERDESKAPVLATPPLCSTDKFAPESQEIDANFSEQPKTNSEPIPGQTNSYVISETSDIQNRPSDLQGTFRKFSPNQVSSSQDSSLLYNEEQTSGKLYEPTIGTRENSAELGSVLEALQQARLSLKQNLDKFPLLQNGPPTPTYRSQDNFTVPFNSADLFKLPTDYEYRGTTPRTNSLTFDPRLSLTKSSPYREPLSRSATSLDDRYRMVPTFPYHETMPKVPRLPPSSSIPRSIMPPSALDPRNAMHPSARDPRLDVGMPSSSLHPRSGVGPPVDLQLGVDQSAFDPRLGDGPSVDPRLTGDRYARSADRLHQSAGLPPYIRYSSLPGGDVPIRTCSFYDDYTRPST comes from the exons ATGGAGGACTCAACTGCCAAGACAATTGATTACCTTCGGGCACAATTGCTGGCCGAGAGATCTGTCTCAAGAACCGCAAAACAGCGAGCTAATGAACTGGCTAAAAGG GTAACGGAGTTGGAAAAGCAGCTGAAGTTTGTGTCCTTGCAAAGAAAGAAGGCAGGGAAGGCAACAATCGATGTTCTTGCTATTTTAGAGAGTCATGGCAGAAATGATCTTTCTGAACCGTTTGATTCGAGCACTGATCAAGAAGGAACGTCGAGTGATTACAAGGATGGTAATCATGTGGAAACATcagaaaatggaaaagttcgggaaaGTGATATGGAAGGTTTTTCAGGTTCCGAGGTTGAATCTTCGTCGGTTAATGGCAGGAGCCTGTCATGGAAAAGCAGTAAAAATTCATCGTCTCGTTTTCTTGAGAAGAAGTACATGGATGCTTCTAGAAGAAGACGCAATAGTTTCACGTCAACGGGTTCCTCTCCGAGACGTGTTGGTAAATCTTGTCGCCAGATAAGACACAGAGAACATAG GTCAAGAGTAGATGGTTCTCAAAATGAGGATTTGACTAATGGTCAAAATGAAGACCCAGGGCGAACCAATTCAGAAGATGTTCAAAACTCTGCTGATGTCGGTGCTGATGTCGGAGCTGAGACCTCACTAGAAGAACTCGATATTTATGAGAAGAAAGATACATTGGAAGTTCCTACTGCTTTGTGTAACGGGCGCCCTGTTCAAGTTTATGAAACCGAAAGAGCCATGGAAAAAGCTTTAAAACATCAAGCTCAATTTATAGCGCGATTTGAAGAAGAGGAAAAGGCTCAAAGAGAATGGGAGGATAAGTTCAGGGAAAATAACGGATCACCGCCC GATTCATGTGACCCTGGGACCCACTCAGACGTAACAGAAGAAAGAGATGAAAGCAAGGCTCCGGTCCTGGCTACGCCTCCACTTTGCTCTACTGACAAATTTGCCCCTGAAAGTCAAGAAATTGATGCCAACTTTAGTGAACAACCCAAAACCAACAGTGAACCCATACCAGGTCAAACGAACAGTTACGTGATCAGTGAAACTTCAGATATTCAAAATCGTCCATCAGACTTGCAGGGTACCTTCAGAAAATTCAGCCCAAATCAAGTTTCATCTTCTCAAGACAGTAGCTTGTTATATAACGAAGAACAAACTTCAGGTAAGTTGTATGAACCCACTATTGGAACTCGGGAAAATTCTGCCGAATTAGGATCTGTTCTCGAAGCACTTCAACAGGCAAGATTATCACTAAAACAGAATCTTGACAAATTTCCATTATTACAAAATGGTCCTCCTACTCCCACTTATAGATCCCAGGACAACTTCACCGTTCCTTttaactctgctgacctttttaaGTTGCCAACTGATTACGAATACAGAGGAACCACACCTCGAACCAACTCGTTGACTTTTGATCCTAGATTAAGTTTGACTAAATCTAGCCCATATAGAGAACCCCTTTCTAGATCAGCTACTTCTTTGGATGATCGTTATCGCATGGTCCCCACCTTCCCGTATCATGAAACCATGCCCAAAGTTCCTAGACTACCCCCATCTAGCTCTATACCAAGATCCATTATGCCCCCGTCTGCCCTTGACCCAAGAAATGCTATGCACCCATCTGCGCGTGATCCAAGATTGGATGTGGGTATGCCCTCGTCTTCCCTTCATCCAAGATCAGGTGTGGGCCCGCCCGTTGATCTACAATTAGGCGTTGATCAGTCTGCGTTTGATCCAAGATTGGGTGATGGGCCATCTGTTGATCCACGATTAACAGGTGACAGGTACGCGAGGAGTGCTGATCGCTTGCACCAGAGTGCAGGACTACCACCGTATATAAGATACAGTTCCCTTCCAGGTGGTGACGTACCTATTCGAACTTGTTCCTTTTATGATGATTATACCAGACCAAGTACATAA